The proteins below are encoded in one region of Amycolatopsis acidiphila:
- a CDS encoding ATP-binding SpoIIE family protein phosphatase, whose protein sequence is MATTASAEERLRRFGSVSDSALAHIEGDEVLTELLGRVREGLQSDTVAVLLVEPGGRELVATATQGIETEVRQGVRVPLGKGFAGRVAAEKSPVMLDRVDSTTVVNQLLWEKGIQTLVGVPLLVSGEVLGVLHAGSLTPRRFTEDDVEFLQAAADRIALVVHAHQSQAARAAATALQRSLLPPQLPQVPSLDFAARYVPGGGSNVAGDWYDVFTLPNGWLGLVIGDVVGHDLPAAVVMGRLRSALRAYSLETTDPADVLTRLDRKAQHFEPGMMATVLYGTLEPDFGRLYLSSAGHLAPVLARPGEPAHFADLPIDPPIGAIREVRRRKTTIELQPGTITCFYTDGLVERRYAPLDDGLELLRSTVRAASADAVCAQVMTTLIGEYVSEDDVAILTFRRQDLKEVNSLDMIVPAVPESLKDIRAAMRRWLSSAGISGDLAGDLLLAVGEASTNSVEHAYGPAGGTVHLKIDLIGAEVVIRVRDTGHWRPARGENRGRGLTLMNKCGDVQVDRSDEGTTVVIRRRLEAEAQA, encoded by the coding sequence ATGGCAACGACGGCGAGCGCGGAAGAACGGCTCCGCCGGTTCGGATCGGTGAGCGACAGCGCGCTCGCCCACATCGAGGGCGACGAGGTTCTCACCGAGTTGCTGGGCCGGGTCCGCGAAGGTCTCCAGAGCGACACAGTGGCTGTGCTGCTGGTCGAACCCGGCGGTCGCGAACTGGTCGCCACCGCCACGCAGGGCATCGAGACCGAGGTCCGCCAGGGCGTGCGCGTCCCGCTCGGCAAGGGCTTCGCCGGCCGAGTCGCCGCCGAGAAGTCGCCGGTGATGCTCGACCGCGTCGACAGCACCACGGTGGTCAACCAGCTCCTGTGGGAGAAGGGCATCCAGACCCTGGTCGGCGTCCCGCTGCTGGTCAGTGGCGAGGTGCTGGGCGTGCTGCACGCCGGCAGCCTCACCCCCCGCCGGTTCACCGAGGACGACGTCGAGTTCCTGCAGGCCGCCGCCGACCGGATCGCGCTCGTCGTGCACGCCCACCAATCCCAGGCCGCCCGCGCCGCCGCCACCGCGTTGCAGCGCAGCCTGCTGCCGCCGCAGCTGCCGCAGGTTCCGTCGCTGGACTTCGCCGCCCGGTACGTGCCCGGCGGCGGGTCGAACGTGGCCGGCGACTGGTACGACGTGTTCACCCTGCCGAACGGCTGGCTCGGTCTCGTCATCGGCGATGTCGTCGGCCACGACCTGCCCGCCGCGGTCGTGATGGGGCGCCTGCGCAGTGCGCTGCGCGCGTACTCGCTCGAGACCACCGATCCCGCCGACGTGCTCACCCGGCTCGACCGCAAGGCCCAGCACTTCGAGCCCGGCATGATGGCCACCGTCCTCTACGGCACCCTCGAACCCGATTTCGGGCGGCTGTACCTGTCCTCGGCCGGGCACCTCGCGCCGGTGCTGGCCCGCCCCGGCGAACCGGCGCACTTCGCCGACCTGCCGATCGACCCGCCGATCGGCGCGATCCGCGAGGTCCGGCGCCGCAAGACGACGATCGAGCTGCAACCGGGCACGATCACCTGCTTCTACACCGACGGCCTCGTCGAGCGCCGGTACGCCCCGCTCGACGACGGGCTGGAGCTGCTTCGCTCGACGGTGAGGGCCGCGTCGGCCGACGCGGTGTGCGCGCAGGTCATGACGACGCTGATCGGCGAGTACGTCTCGGAGGACGACGTCGCCATCCTGACCTTCCGGCGGCAGGACCTGAAAGAGGTCAACTCGCTCGACATGATCGTGCCTGCCGTGCCCGAGTCCCTCAAGGACATCCGGGCGGCGATGCGCCGGTGGCTCTCGTCGGCGGGAATCAGCGGAGACCTCGCGGGGGACCTGCTGCTGGCCGTGGGGGAGGCGTCCACCAACTCGGTCGAGCACGCCTACGGCCCCGCCGGCGGCACCGTACACCTGAAGATCGACCTGATCGGTGCGGAGGTCGTGATCAGGGTGCGGGACACGGGACACTGGCGCCCGGCGCGCGGGGAGAACCGGGGACGAGGCCTGACCCTGATGAACAAGTGCGGTGACGTCCAGGTCGACAGGAGCGACGAAGGCACCACAGTGGTGATCCGCCGCAGGCTCGAAGCGGAGGCGCAAGCATGA
- a CDS encoding STAS domain-containing protein, with protein MTTADLTSVLDGESVRIRIAGEIDLANATEVQDEINGMITNDASRVVLELAELEYLDSAGLRVLFTLAERLRVLQMKLDLLVPVGAPVRRVVEMSGLDPVARLLPEPAGD; from the coding sequence ATGACCACGGCGGACCTGACCTCGGTGCTGGACGGCGAGTCGGTGCGGATCCGGATAGCAGGCGAGATCGACCTCGCGAATGCCACCGAGGTGCAGGACGAGATCAACGGGATGATCACCAACGACGCCAGCCGGGTGGTGCTCGAACTGGCGGAGCTGGAGTACCTCGACAGCGCGGGGCTGCGCGTGCTGTTCACGCTCGCCGAGCGGCTGCGGGTGCTGCAGATGAAACTGGACCTGCTGGTGCCCGTGGGCGCGCCGGTGCGCCGGGTGGTGGAGATGTCCGGGCTGGATCCGGTGGCACGGCTGCTTCCCGAACCCGCCGGGGATTGA
- a CDS encoding TIGR03557 family F420-dependent LLM class oxidoreductase encodes MVSFGYFLSCEEFGPRELVEQARMAEDAGFERLWISDHFHPWLDEQGQSPFVWSVIGALSQVTSLPITTAVTCPTIRIHPAIIAQAAATAAVQCEGGFTLGVGSGEALNEHVLGDRWPVPDERLDMLDEAIDVIRELHTGKLVTHRGKHYTVEQARIYTLPEQPVPIYISAFGPKAVRRAAERGDGLCTVMPDADLVRRYRDAGGEGPVQGGIKVCWADSEKAGLRTAHRLWPSDLLPGNLGRNLPIPSEFKAASSLVTEDAVGQQFPCGPDPERHVQAVRQFVDAGFDEVYVQQIGPDQEKFFEAWSGKVLPALKS; translated from the coding sequence ATGGTGAGTTTCGGCTACTTCCTTTCGTGTGAGGAGTTCGGCCCCCGCGAGCTCGTGGAGCAGGCGAGGATGGCCGAGGACGCCGGGTTCGAGCGGCTGTGGATCTCCGACCACTTCCATCCGTGGCTGGACGAGCAGGGGCAGAGCCCGTTCGTGTGGTCGGTGATCGGCGCGCTGTCGCAGGTGACGTCGCTGCCGATCACGACCGCCGTGACCTGCCCGACGATCCGGATCCACCCGGCGATCATCGCCCAGGCCGCCGCGACCGCGGCCGTGCAGTGCGAGGGCGGGTTCACTCTCGGCGTCGGCAGCGGTGAGGCGCTGAACGAGCACGTGCTCGGCGACCGGTGGCCGGTCCCGGACGAGCGGCTGGACATGCTGGACGAGGCGATCGACGTGATCCGCGAGCTGCACACCGGCAAGCTCGTCACCCATCGCGGCAAGCACTACACCGTCGAGCAGGCGCGGATCTACACGCTGCCCGAGCAGCCGGTGCCGATCTACATCTCCGCGTTCGGGCCCAAGGCCGTCCGGCGCGCCGCCGAGCGCGGGGACGGGTTGTGCACGGTCATGCCGGACGCCGACCTGGTGCGCCGCTACCGCGACGCCGGGGGCGAGGGGCCGGTGCAGGGCGGCATCAAGGTGTGCTGGGCCGACTCGGAGAAAGCGGGCCTGCGCACGGCGCACCGGCTGTGGCCGAGCGACCTGCTGCCCGGCAACCTCGGCCGGAACCTGCCGATTCCCAGCGAGTTCAAGGCCGCGTCGTCGCTCGTCACCGAAGACGCCGTCGGGCAGCAGTTCCCGTGCGGCCCCGACCCGGAGCGGCACGTGCAGGCGGTGCGCCAGTTCGTCGACGCCGGCTTCGACGAGGTGTACGTGCAGCAGATCGGCCCGGATCAGGAGAAGTTCTTCGAGGCGTGGTCGGGCAAGGTGTTGCCGGCGCTGAAGTCCTGA
- a CDS encoding IlvD/Edd family dehydratase: MFDAAVFEGEEQLVTGERRSAAWFGATGRAGMIYRSWMRNQGFGSEVFDGRPVIGVAVSVSELAPCNAHLDRVAEAVRRGVWQAGGFPLVFPTMATGETLMRPTAMLYRNLMAMEVEELVRANPLDGVVMLSGCDKTTPAMVMAAASVDVPAVLVTGGPMLTGKYRGQDVGSGTHVWKFEEELKAGRMSQEECFFAEGCMARSNGHCMTMGTASTMACVTEALGMQLPGSASWPAVDARRFETAQAAGQRIVAMVEEGLRPSQVLTREAFENAIRVNAAIGGSTNAIIHLLAIAGRVGVELSLDDFDVLARAVPTLVNVMPSGRFLMEDFCYAGGVPVVMRDLVEHDLLHGSALTVTGKSVADNVAGAENWNPEVITPLGAPFQPAGSGTAVLRGNLAPGGAVLKQSAATPALLTHTGPALVFDTVEDYHAVADDPGLEVTADTVLVIRGAGPKGYPGMPEVANVALPAKLLKAGVRDMVRICDGRMSGTGYGTVVLHVTPESALGGPLALVHTGDRITLDVPHRSLTLHVDDAELDQRRQHWQPPENPYTSGYTWLYTQHVQQADTGADFDFLHGTRGHTIPRDSH, translated from the coding sequence ATGTTTGATGCGGCCGTATTCGAGGGAGAGGAACAGCTCGTGACCGGTGAGAGGCGTAGTGCTGCGTGGTTTGGTGCGACGGGTCGGGCGGGGATGATTTATCGGTCGTGGATGCGGAATCAGGGTTTTGGTTCTGAGGTGTTCGACGGGCGGCCGGTGATTGGTGTGGCGGTGAGTGTGTCGGAGTTGGCGCCGTGTAACGCGCATTTGGATCGGGTGGCCGAAGCGGTGCGGCGGGGGGTGTGGCAGGCGGGAGGTTTCCCGTTGGTGTTTCCGACGATGGCCACGGGTGAGACGTTGATGCGGCCGACGGCGATGTTGTACCGGAACTTGATGGCGATGGAGGTGGAGGAGCTTGTCCGGGCGAACCCGTTGGATGGGGTGGTGATGCTCTCCGGGTGTGACAAGACGACCCCGGCGATGGTGATGGCGGCGGCGAGTGTGGATGTGCCGGCGGTGTTGGTGACCGGTGGGCCGATGTTGACGGGGAAGTACCGGGGTCAGGATGTGGGGTCGGGCACGCATGTGTGGAAGTTCGAGGAGGAGCTCAAAGCGGGGCGGATGAGCCAGGAGGAGTGTTTTTTCGCGGAGGGGTGTATGGCCCGTTCGAACGGGCACTGTATGACGATGGGTACGGCGTCGACGATGGCGTGTGTCACCGAGGCGTTGGGGATGCAGTTGCCGGGGTCGGCGTCGTGGCCGGCGGTGGACGCGCGCCGGTTCGAGACCGCGCAGGCGGCGGGGCAGCGGATCGTGGCGATGGTGGAGGAGGGGCTGCGCCCGTCGCAGGTGTTGACGCGGGAGGCGTTCGAGAACGCGATCCGGGTGAATGCCGCGATCGGGGGGTCGACGAACGCGATCATCCATTTGCTGGCGATCGCCGGGCGGGTGGGTGTGGAGTTGAGCCTGGATGATTTCGATGTTCTGGCGCGGGCGGTGCCGACCCTGGTGAATGTGATGCCCTCGGGCCGGTTTCTGATGGAGGACTTCTGCTACGCCGGGGGTGTGCCGGTCGTGATGCGGGACCTGGTGGAACACGACCTGCTGCACGGCTCGGCGTTGACGGTGACCGGGAAGAGTGTCGCGGACAACGTGGCCGGGGCGGAGAACTGGAATCCGGAGGTGATCACGCCGCTGGGGGCGCCGTTCCAGCCGGCCGGGTCCGGGACGGCGGTGCTGCGGGGCAACCTGGCGCCGGGTGGGGCGGTGCTCAAACAGTCCGCCGCCACCCCCGCGTTGCTGACCCATACCGGGCCGGCGTTGGTGTTCGACACCGTGGAGGACTACCACGCGGTGGCCGATGACCCCGGGTTGGAGGTCACCGCGGACACGGTGCTGGTCATCCGCGGCGCCGGCCCGAAGGGCTACCCCGGGATGCCGGAGGTGGCCAACGTCGCCCTGCCGGCGAAACTGTTGAAGGCCGGGGTGAGGGACATGGTGCGGATCTGTGACGGGCGCATGTCCGGCACCGGATACGGCACCGTGGTGCTGCACGTCACCCCCGAGTCCGCCCTCGGCGGACCGCTGGCCCTGGTCCACACCGGAGACCGCATCACCCTCGACGTCCCCCACCGCAGCCTGACCCTGCACGTCGACGACGCCGAACTCGACCAACGCCGCCAGCACTGGCAACCCCCCGAAAACCCCTACACCAGCGGCTACACCTGGCTCTACACCCAGCACGTCCAACAAGCCGACACCGGCGCCGACTTCGACTTCCTCCACGGCACCCGCGGCCACACCATCCCCCGCGACTCCCACTAA